In one window of Halobacteriovorax sp. HLS DNA:
- a CDS encoding HAD family hydrolase, producing the protein MTPKIVFSDFDGTLTKGTEFTAQFFSIIELLESKGIDLVIVTGRSLSWAHFLITHFTYLKYVIAEGGGVLVRRDKHGNPLDIPLVEKGNITHLRGVTKSLLKKFSKLKLSADSFGRLTDRAIELSDLLSDVSMLKDVKTFLDKEKIEFSTSNVHLNFWSGDISKYKAVKEFLDKYFPEISVEECIYFGDSLNDQSMFRYFEHSVGVSSINEILSKLEYRPKLILNGDENDGPDGVYNHLCTLLK; encoded by the coding sequence ATGACTCCAAAAATAGTATTTTCAGATTTTGATGGAACTTTAACTAAGGGCACTGAGTTTACCGCTCAATTCTTTAGTATCATCGAATTATTGGAGAGTAAGGGAATAGACCTAGTTATTGTGACTGGACGCTCTCTTTCTTGGGCCCACTTTCTTATAACTCATTTTACATATTTAAAATATGTTATTGCAGAAGGGGGAGGAGTTCTTGTCCGTAGAGATAAGCATGGAAACCCACTTGATATTCCATTAGTAGAAAAAGGAAATATAACTCATCTTCGAGGAGTAACTAAAAGTCTTCTAAAGAAGTTTTCTAAACTCAAACTAAGTGCTGATTCTTTTGGAAGACTTACAGATAGAGCGATAGAGTTGTCAGATCTTCTGTCTGATGTTTCTATGCTTAAAGATGTTAAGACCTTTTTAGATAAAGAGAAAATTGAATTTAGTACTTCAAATGTTCATTTAAATTTTTGGAGTGGGGATATATCTAAATATAAAGCTGTAAAAGAATTTCTTGATAAGTATTTCCCAGAAATTTCAGTTGAAGAGTGTATCTATTTTGGAGATTCTTTAAATGATCAATCTATGTTCAGATACTTTGAACACTCTGTAGGAGTTTCAAGTATTAACGAAATTCTCTCAAAATTAGAGTATAGACCTAAACTAATTTTAAATGGTGATGAAAATGATGGGCCTGATGGTGTATATAACCATCTTTGTACACTGTTAAAGTAG
- a CDS encoding serine protein kinase PrkA, producing the protein MDWLEEANNLDSHSEVLSFKDYMDVFEKNPLRETRPTYKYLMDMVNHYGKSDDGGYEVFKRKYPDSPPVYGQQKTQESLIQNLENFEQEGFNNKFILLVGPNGSSKSSLVRQFMKGAETYSKTDEGVLYSFSWIFPIDNFIKGNLGFASTQSSKDLNTYAHLEDKDISAILGSELKDHPLLLIPKEYRQRIISEKLAGSPEELKKVEKSYLFKSDLSKRNRMIYDALLKNYKGKHTEVLKHIRVERFVISKRYSSGAVTIEPQLHVDAKMQQITMDKRLASLPPSLQSLNLFSLQGEVVLANRGILEYSDLLKRPLDTYKYLLMTMETGSINLQGIQTELDIFFLGTSNEIHLAAFKQHPDFNSFKGRMNFIRVPYLLNFRDEMNIYLEQISGLETESVFEPHSLEALCLFATMTRLRASQTKHFEDSRLAKIVTALDPLEKIKLYTDGTLPDNLDSEEKQLLIQGLDDVRAEFESENLYEGKFGISPRDIKNILYKITNKHETITFVEIIDYLYKLIQKKNNYDFLNMTPQGDFHHPARFISLIKEESLDLFDRELRGALGLVDDRSYEDFLRKYIENINSQIKGERMKNSITGKYEESDDYFIQEFESSINLKENAESFRSHLISKLGAWYLDNPGTKIVYKEVFPDVVERLQASFREEQKRVIKELSNHIVFFEKELTRSEDEEVRTPLSEENRNQIKKIITNLTTVCGYSENGAVALLKYIIKERY; encoded by the coding sequence ATGGATTGGTTGGAAGAAGCAAATAACTTAGACTCACATAGCGAAGTCTTATCATTTAAAGACTATATGGATGTCTTCGAGAAAAATCCACTTCGTGAAACAAGACCTACTTATAAATATCTCATGGATATGGTTAATCATTATGGAAAGTCAGATGATGGTGGCTATGAAGTTTTTAAAAGAAAGTATCCTGACTCTCCACCAGTCTATGGACAACAAAAAACACAAGAATCCCTTATCCAGAACTTAGAAAATTTTGAGCAAGAAGGTTTTAATAATAAATTTATACTTCTCGTTGGACCTAATGGATCTTCTAAATCAAGTCTTGTAAGACAATTCATGAAAGGTGCAGAAACATATTCAAAAACTGATGAAGGTGTTCTCTATTCATTTAGTTGGATTTTTCCAATTGATAACTTTATTAAAGGAAATCTAGGATTTGCCTCTACTCAATCTAGTAAAGACTTAAATACTTATGCCCATCTTGAAGATAAAGATATCTCTGCAATACTAGGCAGCGAGTTAAAAGATCACCCACTACTGCTTATACCGAAAGAGTATCGTCAAAGAATTATTTCTGAGAAACTAGCAGGTTCACCTGAAGAACTTAAAAAAGTAGAAAAATCATATCTTTTTAAAAGTGATCTCTCTAAAAGAAATAGGATGATCTATGATGCTCTACTTAAGAATTATAAAGGTAAGCATACAGAAGTTTTAAAACATATTAGAGTTGAAAGATTTGTTATATCCAAGAGATATTCTTCTGGAGCAGTGACAATTGAGCCTCAGTTACATGTTGACGCAAAGATGCAGCAGATAACGATGGATAAGCGACTAGCAAGTCTGCCTCCCTCACTTCAAAGTTTAAATCTTTTTTCTCTACAAGGCGAAGTTGTCCTTGCAAATAGAGGGATTCTTGAATACTCAGACTTACTTAAAAGACCTTTAGATACCTACAAGTACCTTTTAATGACTATGGAGACGGGAAGTATTAATCTCCAAGGAATTCAAACAGAGCTAGATATTTTCTTCTTAGGTACAAGTAATGAAATTCACCTAGCTGCATTTAAACAACATCCAGATTTTAACTCATTCAAAGGTAGAATGAACTTCATCAGAGTTCCTTATTTACTCAATTTTAGAGACGAGATGAATATCTACCTTGAACAGATTAGTGGTCTAGAGACTGAATCTGTCTTCGAGCCTCATTCACTTGAGGCCCTATGTCTTTTTGCAACAATGACCCGTCTAAGAGCTAGCCAAACGAAACACTTCGAAGACTCAAGACTTGCTAAAATTGTAACAGCACTTGACCCACTTGAGAAAATTAAACTATACACAGATGGAACTTTACCGGACAATCTAGACTCTGAAGAAAAACAACTCCTTATTCAAGGTCTAGATGATGTTAGGGCCGAGTTCGAGTCTGAGAACTTATACGAAGGTAAGTTTGGTATCTCCCCTAGAGATATCAAGAATATTCTCTATAAAATCACCAACAAGCACGAAACAATTACTTTTGTAGAAATTATTGATTATCTCTATAAACTTATTCAGAAAAAGAATAATTACGACTTTCTCAACATGACTCCGCAGGGAGACTTTCACCATCCTGCTCGTTTCATATCTCTTATTAAAGAAGAAAGCTTAGATCTTTTTGATAGAGAGCTACGAGGGGCCTTGGGTCTAGTAGATGATCGTTCATATGAAGATTTCTTAAGAAAGTATATTGAAAATATCAATTCTCAGATCAAAGGTGAAAGAATGAAAAATTCAATCACTGGAAAATATGAAGAATCAGATGATTACTTCATTCAAGAATTCGAGTCGAGTATTAACTTAAAAGAAAATGCTGAGTCGTTTAGATCTCACTTAATATCAAAACTTGGTGCGTGGTATCTGGATAACCCTGGAACAAAAATTGTCTATAAAGAAGTGTTCCCTGATGTTGTAGAGAGACTGCAAGCATCTTTTAGAGAAGAGCAAAAGAGAGTCATAAAAGAGCTTTCTAATCACATTGTTTTCTTTGAAAAGGAACTTACTCGCTCTGAAGATGAAGAAGTTCGCACACCTCTTTCAGAAGAGAATAGAAATCAAATTAAAAAGATTATCACTAATCTTACAACAGTTTGTGGATACTCCGAAAATGGAGCAGTAGCACTTCTTAAGTATATTATTAAAGAAAGATATTAA
- a CDS encoding cysteine desulfurase family protein yields the protein MIYADYNGSAPICEDVKEYFINRLQEGPFANPNAIHRLGTKVLTAMENSRAMCAKVLGAKYTQVIFNSGASEGITQVFHSVLESALDDGKNIIITSGIEHSAIINCSRYYENKGYTYKVLPTLSNGVVDIKTLIDWTSEFRGRIALISVMAANNETGVVQPYKEIANLCHESAIPYLCDTTQLIGKEEFNFKDSNIDYAVTSGHKFGALTGTGILIAKHPAKLSALVIGGGQEKGIRGGTQNYLGYETLAVALNSFQKNSHKYKDLKAKKLEFESKIKERFPQVVILGEESHRVPSTTYIAFPGIHGQAVQIELESSDIFVTTSSACSDNEPVTSKVLKAMGVTDEVGRGVVRISLGHCSPLESYDEILEALTKAYEKLGKIKSY from the coding sequence ATGATCTACGCTGACTACAACGGAAGTGCTCCTATTTGTGAAGATGTAAAAGAATACTTCATCAATAGATTACAAGAAGGACCTTTTGCCAACCCTAATGCAATTCACAGACTAGGAACTAAAGTCTTAACGGCAATGGAAAATTCTAGGGCAATGTGTGCTAAGGTTCTTGGAGCAAAGTATACTCAAGTTATATTCAATTCAGGTGCCTCGGAAGGAATCACACAAGTCTTTCATAGTGTGCTTGAGTCTGCACTAGATGATGGAAAGAATATCATTATTACTTCGGGCATAGAGCATTCTGCAATTATCAATTGCTCTAGATATTACGAAAATAAGGGTTATACATATAAAGTTCTACCGACCCTTTCAAATGGTGTTGTAGATATTAAAACTCTTATTGATTGGACTTCGGAATTTAGAGGAAGAATCGCGCTTATCTCAGTGATGGCCGCAAATAATGAAACAGGTGTAGTTCAACCATATAAAGAGATTGCAAATCTTTGTCATGAATCTGCTATTCCCTATCTTTGTGACACGACACAATTAATCGGTAAAGAAGAGTTCAATTTTAAAGACTCCAATATAGACTACGCTGTTACGAGTGGGCATAAATTTGGTGCACTAACAGGAACAGGTATTCTTATTGCTAAACATCCAGCAAAGCTAAGCGCTCTTGTAATAGGCGGTGGGCAAGAAAAGGGAATTCGTGGTGGAACTCAAAATTATCTTGGATATGAAACACTAGCAGTTGCCTTGAATTCTTTTCAAAAAAACTCTCATAAGTATAAGGACCTCAAAGCTAAGAAACTTGAGTTCGAATCAAAAATTAAAGAGAGATTCCCTCAAGTAGTTATTCTTGGTGAAGAATCTCATCGTGTTCCAAGTACAACCTATATAGCATTTCCTGGAATTCACGGACAAGCTGTTCAAATTGAACTTGAATCCTCGGATATTTTTGTGACAACTTCATCGGCCTGCTCTGACAACGAGCCCGTCACTTCGAAAGTTCTGAAAGCGATGGGAGTAACTGATGAAGTCGGTCGTGGAGTAGTTAGAATTAGTTTAGGACATTGTAGCCCACTTGAAAGTTATGACGAAATACTCGAAGCTTTAACTAAGGCCTATGAAAAACTTGGAAAAATTAAAAGCTATTAA
- the nadA gene encoding quinolinate synthase NadA, producing MLNLFEEKSNDHLPLISEKELSDEQVIVELKKIKEELKDRVVVLGHHYQQDDVFQFADVTGDSLKLAQDAAGLDKDYIIFCGVHFMAETTDMLVADHQKVILPDLRAGCSMADMANREQIDKAWEFISSSTNEKIVPITYINCAATLKAFVGEKGGSICTSSNARSIIEWAFKEGEKLLFFPDQHLGRNTCAQMGIALEDMVVYNPNMLNGGLSADQIAKAKVILWYGYCSVHQGFTANQVEKIKKEKPETTVIVHPECSHDVVKASHDNGSTAYIINKIKEAPAGSSFAVGTEINLVNRLAQNFPDKEIISLSPYQCLCTTMYRVRPRWLLASFRAIKEDKPINIIQVDKETTELSLKALNKMLELS from the coding sequence ATGCTAAATCTATTTGAAGAAAAGAGTAATGACCACCTACCTTTAATTTCTGAAAAAGAGCTCTCAGATGAACAAGTTATCGTTGAGCTGAAAAAAATAAAAGAAGAACTTAAAGATAGAGTTGTCGTTTTGGGTCACCATTATCAACAAGATGATGTTTTTCAATTTGCTGATGTTACTGGTGATTCACTCAAACTTGCTCAAGATGCTGCTGGCCTGGATAAGGACTATATTATCTTTTGTGGGGTTCACTTCATGGCAGAAACAACTGACATGCTAGTGGCCGATCACCAAAAAGTTATTCTTCCAGATCTACGCGCTGGCTGCTCAATGGCAGATATGGCAAATAGAGAGCAAATAGATAAAGCTTGGGAATTCATTAGTTCTTCTACAAATGAAAAAATAGTCCCTATTACATACATTAATTGTGCAGCAACTTTAAAGGCCTTTGTCGGCGAAAAAGGTGGCAGCATTTGCACTTCTTCTAATGCAAGATCAATTATAGAATGGGCATTTAAAGAAGGTGAGAAATTATTATTCTTTCCAGATCAACATCTAGGTAGAAATACTTGTGCACAAATGGGAATAGCACTAGAAGATATGGTGGTCTATAATCCAAATATGCTAAATGGCGGACTTAGCGCCGATCAAATTGCTAAGGCAAAAGTTATTCTTTGGTATGGCTACTGTTCTGTTCATCAGGGCTTTACTGCCAATCAAGTTGAAAAAATAAAGAAAGAAAAACCAGAAACAACTGTTATTGTTCATCCAGAATGTTCTCATGATGTTGTTAAAGCATCTCATGACAATGGTTCAACAGCATATATTATAAATAAAATAAAAGAAGCTCCTGCAGGATCTAGCTTTGCAGTGGGAACTGAAATAAATCTTGTTAATAGACTAGCTCAGAACTTTCCTGACAAAGAAATTATCTCACTTTCACCCTACCAATGTCTCTGTACGACAATGTATCGCGTTAGACCTCGTTGGTTACTTGCCAGTTTTAGAGCGATAAAGGAAGATAAGCCTATCAATATTATTCAAGTCGACAAAGAGACAACGGAACTTTCTCTGAAGGCCTTGAATAAAATGCTTGAATTAAGCTAG
- a CDS encoding rhodanese-like domain-containing protein — protein sequence MIKSINSKELKAKLDANEDLILIDCREQDEWDAGHIAQAKFVPLSKFEQLHGDALPNKEAQIVMQCRSGKRSLNACQFLLGEDYENLTNLEDGIMGWVNNGFETVE from the coding sequence ATGATCAAATCTATTAATTCTAAAGAACTTAAAGCAAAGCTGGACGCCAACGAAGACTTAATACTTATTGACTGCAGAGAACAAGATGAATGGGATGCAGGTCATATCGCACAGGCTAAGTTTGTTCCACTTAGTAAGTTTGAACAATTACATGGAGACGCTCTACCTAATAAGGAAGCCCAAATCGTTATGCAATGTAGATCAGGAAAAAGATCTTTAAATGCTTGTCAGTTTTTACTTGGTGAAGACTATGAGAACTTAACAAACCTTGAAGATGGAATCATGGGCTGGGTAAATAACGGCTTTGAAACTGTCGAATAA
- a CDS encoding ParA family protein — protein MEVITVANNKGGVGKTMQCYQLICHLANKGHRVLVIDLDSQANLSSTLGVQIQRTLIPEWLIGDVPAEDVVVQAEGDAEFYQNITLIPSSRHLANLSKLLILSESEIRRDAGRKERLLRLRLQEIADSYDYVVIDTPPMLGDELIMSLVASNRILIPTQAQDYSIDGLEELMDTFEIIKETENPTLDFSIIPSMVDTRRKIEQQRIVELSQSFSITPPIRNLVQMQESISTRKPVFMMGKNSRGKEDYQKLWDTLNL, from the coding sequence ATGGAAGTTATCACAGTGGCCAACAACAAGGGCGGTGTTGGTAAAACGATGCAGTGTTATCAGCTTATTTGCCATCTAGCGAATAAAGGGCACAGAGTTCTTGTTATCGATTTAGATTCTCAGGCAAATTTGAGTTCAACTCTAGGTGTTCAAATTCAAAGAACATTAATTCCAGAATGGTTAATCGGTGATGTACCAGCTGAGGATGTAGTTGTGCAAGCAGAGGGAGATGCTGAGTTCTATCAAAATATAACTCTAATTCCTTCAAGTAGACACTTGGCGAATCTATCAAAACTTTTAATCCTTTCTGAAAGTGAAATTAGAAGAGATGCTGGAAGAAAAGAGAGACTACTAAGACTAAGGCTGCAAGAAATAGCTGATAGCTATGACTATGTGGTAATTGATACTCCACCAATGCTTGGTGATGAGTTGATTATGTCACTAGTTGCTTCAAATAGAATCTTGATTCCAACTCAGGCACAAGATTACTCTATTGATGGTCTTGAAGAATTAATGGATACATTTGAAATTATCAAGGAAACTGAAAATCCAACTTTGGATTTTTCAATTATTCCTTCAATGGTTGATACGAGAAGAAAAATTGAGCAGCAAAGGATTGTTGAACTTTCTCAGTCTTTCAGTATCACACCTCCAATTAGAAACTTGGTACAAATGCAAGAGTCGATCTCTACGCGTAAGCCAGTATTTATGATGGGGAAGAACAGTAGAGGAAAAGAAGATTACCAAAAGCTTTGGGATACTTTAAATCTATAG
- a CDS encoding ParB/RepB/Spo0J family partition protein, whose translation MAKSFAPRVAKKQRKTIDLSENLTRDLIKLADDRLLKGAKLDEILIKDIIVKEQVRTKFNDSSLKELSANIKVNGLIQPLVLHKSKKGYTLICGERRYRAMSLINMKKCPCFVLDNKTEEELMAIQFSENSSREALHYIDKADGILNYQIATKASERKICSALGISKSEVHRSLLIARMPKKLREAAKVHNIEKYVLLELDALEKSPLKTKLMKSVLGGDIIKRSQLKKAISSGTINAGKKKATGAKKKVTKKPALPKGLTASAFLKAMNMKSKDLKLDKKTKEILKTLVEETKDMVDQ comes from the coding sequence ATGGCAAAGTCATTTGCTCCAAGAGTAGCTAAAAAACAAAGAAAAACGATTGATCTCTCTGAGAATCTCACTCGTGATTTAATTAAACTTGCTGACGATAGGCTTTTAAAAGGCGCTAAGTTAGATGAAATTCTAATTAAAGATATTATCGTTAAAGAGCAGGTTAGAACTAAGTTTAATGATTCTTCGTTAAAAGAGCTTTCTGCAAATATCAAAGTAAATGGATTGATTCAGCCGTTAGTGCTTCATAAGTCTAAAAAAGGCTACACGTTAATTTGTGGTGAAAGACGTTATAGAGCGATGAGCTTGATCAATATGAAGAAGTGTCCATGCTTCGTTCTAGATAATAAGACCGAAGAAGAGTTGATGGCAATTCAGTTTTCTGAAAACTCTTCAAGAGAAGCACTTCATTATATTGATAAGGCCGATGGTATTTTAAATTATCAAATAGCGACTAAAGCAAGTGAGAGAAAGATTTGTTCTGCCTTAGGTATCTCTAAGTCGGAGGTTCATAGATCTCTTCTAATCGCTAGAATGCCTAAGAAGTTAAGAGAGGCGGCTAAAGTACATAATATCGAAAAATATGTATTACTTGAGCTAGATGCTCTAGAAAAGTCTCCACTTAAAACTAAGCTGATGAAGTCAGTGCTTGGCGGAGATATTATTAAGAGATCTCAGCTTAAAAAGGCCATATCTTCAGGAACTATTAATGCTGGTAAGAAGAAGGCCACTGGAGCTAAGAAAAAAGTAACCAAAAAGCCGGCCCTTCCTAAAGGATTAACGGCAAGTGCGTTTTTAAAGGCCATGAATATGAAGTCTAAGGACTTGAAATTAGATAAGAAAACTAAGGAAATTCTTAAAACCTTGGTTGAAGAGACCAAAGATATGGTCGATCAGTAA
- a CDS encoding Glu/Leu/Phe/Val dehydrogenase gives MSLFDAPLFKDAYEQLEDAADVMGLDRNILERLKYPKRALQVAVPIRLDDGSVRTFQGYRVQHNMTLGPGKGGIRFHPGVDLSETAALAMLMTFKCALVGLPLGGAKGGIEVDPTTLSRQELQSLTRRYCTEISMIIGPNTDIPAPDIGTDGQTMAWFMDTYSQLKGYTIPGVVTGKPIAIGGSLGRAESTGKGVAFCVNFAYQKLDKVIDKNTTVAIHGFGKVGVPAAEDLAAQGARIVAISDVSGAVYNENGLDIEKCSQWTQSGKLLKDLDGVKLISNEELLELDVDVLIPAAIDGVVTKENAPRIKAKIIAEGANGPLTKEAIQIISARGGFIIPDILCNAGGVIVSYFEWVQGLQNFFWDLDQINSKLHDILKDSFDNVFETATKYNTDMKKAAFIVALARIERAMRLRGLFPA, from the coding sequence ATGAGCTTATTTGATGCCCCGCTTTTTAAAGATGCATATGAGCAACTTGAGGATGCGGCAGATGTTATGGGTCTAGATAGAAATATTCTAGAAAGACTTAAGTATCCTAAACGTGCACTTCAAGTTGCCGTACCTATTAGACTAGATGATGGTTCAGTGAGAACTTTTCAAGGTTATAGAGTTCAACACAATATGACTCTTGGTCCTGGTAAAGGTGGAATTCGTTTTCATCCAGGTGTAGATCTTTCTGAAACAGCTGCACTTGCAATGCTTATGACTTTTAAGTGTGCGCTAGTTGGTCTTCCTCTAGGTGGAGCAAAAGGTGGGATTGAAGTTGATCCTACAACTCTCTCTAGACAAGAGCTTCAGTCTTTAACGAGAAGATACTGTACAGAGATCAGTATGATTATTGGTCCAAACACAGATATTCCTGCGCCAGATATTGGTACTGATGGGCAGACGATGGCCTGGTTTATGGATACATATTCTCAGCTCAAAGGTTACACAATTCCTGGTGTTGTTACTGGGAAGCCAATCGCAATTGGTGGGTCTCTTGGTAGAGCGGAATCAACTGGTAAAGGTGTTGCATTCTGTGTGAACTTTGCATATCAAAAATTAGATAAAGTTATTGATAAGAATACAACTGTTGCTATTCACGGTTTTGGTAAAGTAGGTGTTCCGGCCGCAGAAGATCTTGCTGCTCAGGGTGCAAGAATTGTCGCTATCTCTGATGTGTCAGGAGCCGTTTATAATGAAAATGGTTTAGATATTGAAAAGTGCTCGCAATGGACTCAATCAGGAAAACTATTAAAAGATCTTGATGGCGTGAAGTTAATCTCTAATGAAGAACTTCTAGAGCTTGATGTTGATGTTCTAATTCCTGCTGCAATTGATGGAGTTGTAACTAAGGAAAATGCTCCAAGGATTAAGGCCAAAATTATTGCTGAAGGTGCAAACGGTCCTTTGACTAAAGAAGCTATTCAAATAATTTCTGCGCGTGGTGGATTTATCATTCCAGATATTCTTTGTAATGCTGGTGGTGTTATCGTTTCATACTTTGAGTGGGTTCAGGGATTACAGAATTTTTTCTGGGATCTTGATCAAATTAATTCAAAATTACACGATATTTTAAAAGATTCTTTTGATAACGTTTTTGAAACAGCGACTAAGTATAATACTGATATGAAGAAAGCTGCATTCATTGTTGCTCTTGCTAGAATTGAAAGAGCGATGAGATTAAGAGGATTATTCCCTGCTTAA
- a CDS encoding serine protease, whose product MIKFLIAFLLLNSALAAISGDDDRHEIIDAPVAIQKLSNSIAALVRKENVIPQDDGSFKLLGQSYVESLNFCGDARFVETQTIVANCSAFLVGPNKIGTAGHCIEHNGKVDISGYYAIFDYKVTSHNQEDFIISKEQIFELKDTTQYIFNFPKDKDVAVIELDRVVENRTPLTLSKDRVEIGEEVFILGFPFGLAMKYQDNGSVTRIFDSSFSHDLDVFSVNSGSAIFSADTNEIVGILVRGIGQNMERDPDRNCNVWGGEISKGDYSGEGNLIELLKP is encoded by the coding sequence ATGATAAAATTTTTAATTGCCTTTCTTTTACTTAATAGTGCTCTCGCTGCCATCTCAGGAGATGATGATAGGCACGAAATTATTGACGCACCTGTTGCCATCCAAAAACTATCAAATTCTATTGCAGCACTTGTTAGAAAGGAAAATGTTATCCCACAAGACGATGGAAGCTTTAAGCTTTTGGGTCAAAGCTATGTAGAGTCTCTAAATTTCTGTGGTGATGCTCGATTTGTTGAAACTCAAACTATAGTTGCTAACTGTTCGGCCTTTCTTGTTGGTCCAAATAAGATTGGTACTGCCGGTCATTGTATAGAGCATAACGGTAAAGTTGATATCAGTGGTTACTACGCTATATTTGACTATAAAGTAACTTCCCACAATCAAGAAGACTTTATCATTTCAAAAGAGCAAATATTTGAACTAAAAGATACCACTCAATATATATTTAACTTTCCTAAGGACAAAGACGTTGCAGTTATTGAACTTGATAGAGTTGTAGAAAATAGAACTCCATTAACCTTATCAAAGGATAGAGTCGAAATTGGTGAAGAAGTTTTTATTCTAGGATTTCCTTTTGGACTTGCAATGAAATATCAAGACAATGGTTCAGTCACAAGAATATTTGACTCCAGCTTTAGTCATGACTTAGATGTTTTTTCAGTTAACTCTGGCTCAGCTATATTCAGTGCTGATACGAATGAAATTGTTGGAATCTTAGTAAGAGGAATTGGTCAAAATATGGAAAGAGACCCTGATCGTAACTGTAATGTTTGGGGAGGAGAGATTTCTAAGGGTGATTATAGCGGAGAGGGTAATCTTATAGAACTGTTAAAGCCCTAA